In the genome of Microcoleus vaginatus PCC 9802, the window AGGATTGGTAATGCAACAAGATTTGCGCGTGGAAGAATTGCAAATTCACGTCAAGGATATTGCAGTCAATCCCCTCACCGCTATGTTTGGCAAAATTGAACTGAACGGGCCTGCCTTCGGTGGCGCCCGCGCAGTTTTAACAGAAAGCGATATCAACCGCGCTTTTAATTCCGAATACATCAGCAGGAAACTGAAAAACTTAAAAGTTACTGTTGACGGACAACAGCAGACAATAGACGTTAAAACTATTGAGTGCCAATTGCTAACCGGAAAAATCGCTTTAAATGCTGAGGTATTGGTGCGGGAAACTGCCTCCACGGAAAAAATTCAATTTACATCCAAACCTGAGATCGCAGCGGGCGGTTGGGCAATTTCTCTTCAGGATGTCGAGTATTCCGAAAACAAGGAATTTTCGCCGGAGTTAACTGAAGCTTTGGCAGACAAAGCTGGTGAAGTTTTAAACTTGCGAAATTTTGAACTTGAGGGAATGTCCCTGCGGGTCCAACAGCTAAATGTGGAAGCTGGTGTGCTGACTTTGGAAGCTGAAGCGAAAGTAGAAAAATTCCCAAATTAGCAGTAGCGTTCTGAGGCTAGTAGCTGGT includes:
- a CDS encoding DUF2993 domain-containing protein, which gives rise to MLQQNRSLGEQAIDKVAEIAIASKLDESETLSVTVNTDPLQLAQGEVQAVAVEGKGLVMQQDLRVEELQIHVKDIAVNPLTAMFGKIELNGPAFGGARAVLTESDINRAFNSEYISRKLKNLKVTVDGQQQTIDVKTIECQLLTGKIALNAEVLVRETASTEKIQFTSKPEIAAGGWAISLQDVEYSENKEFSPELTEALADKAGEVLNLRNFELEGMSLRVQQLNVEAGVLTLEAEAKVEKFPN